The segment TTATCTGATTGGACTAGCTGAGATTCTGGGGATTAACCTGGAACAAGAGATCATGAGCAAGATCGAAAAAAATGAAAGCAGAGTCTATGAGAATAGGGATGGAGTGCTTGTGAAGGTGAAGGAATAATCTGAAACTAAGGAGTGACTCCATGAAATATTATAAGAAATTAACCGGAGCGAAGTGTTACTTAAGCACGGTGGCTGCAAACGATGCAGAAGCCTGGACCCGCTGGTTCAATGATCTGGAGGTGACAGCGCCGCTTGGAAATGAAGCTTATATCCTAACGTCTCTGGACAAGGAGCGTGAAGGAATAGATCATGCTCTCAAGTCTGGAGCACATATGTTCAGCATTGTGGACCTGGAGAGTGACATGGCCATTGGACGGTGCCTGCTGTTTGATGTCAATCTGGTCGACCGGAATGCCAAGGCAGGAATTTTTATCGGCGATAAGGAGTTTTGGGGCAAAGGATTCGGCTCTGATGCCATGAGACTGCTGCTTGATTACGGATTCAATCTGCTGAATCTGAACAATATTATGCTGGGGACGTTCGCCTTCAATGAAAGGGCCATTCAATGCTATAAGAAGGTCGGATTCAAAGAGATTGGCCGGAGAAGACAGGCACGCATTATCGGGGGCGTTAAATATGATGCAATCCTAATGGATATGCTGGCCGAGGAATTCGAATCGGTATTCGTGAAGCCGATTATCGCAGGCTCGCAGGTAAGTCAATAGGGTAGCTGTACAAGACAAAACACCGCTAAGGCACCTGGCGGTGTGTTTTGTTTTTTTCCGGCATCTATAAATGCATTAGTGGCGAGCTTCGTGCATAAGCACCCCGATGGTATGGAAAAACTTATATAGTGCAGATAAACAGCATGATTAGATTTCTCAGGAGGTTAGCATAATGACAACTCAGGACCCGAAGGAGCTTTTGAAGCGTAAACATGAGCAGGACGAGGAGAAAAGACAGTTCACTAACTTTGCCCGGGCTGTATCCGAAGACGGGGAAGTAGAAGCAGGTCAGGAATTCAGTCATGACCGGCTGCCTGACGACCAGAACCGGATGAAATCGGTGGAGAATAGACAGAACTGAGCAGGACCCTGACAGAAAAGTACAATGGATGGACCCTCAGGAAGCCTTCCATGCGTTCCTGAGGCTTTTTTTGTTTATTATTGTATACATACACTACTCATGGAGGTTCATTTATGGTTTTTATCATCTCAATTACCATCGTAGCCATTTTTGCATTATGGGGAGCTGTAGCGCCTGATCAGATGGCAGCTACAGCTAATGCTGCGTACAATTTCTCCATCCATAATTTCGGCTGGTTCTATTTGCTGGCTACTTTGTTCTTCCTGATCTTCACCTTCTATTTAGCCTTCAGCAGATTCGGCAGTATCCGGCTGGGAGACGATGACGACGAACCGGAATATTCCACGATATCCTGGCTGTCGATGCTATTCAGCGCAGGAATGGGGATCGGGCTGGTCTACTGGGGTGTCGCTGAACCGCTGTCCCATTATTTATCTCCGCCGGAGGGCGTAACAGGAGGGACGACAGAAGCAGCACGGATCTCCATGCGGTATTCTTTTTTCCATTGGGGACTGCACCCATGGGCCATCTATGCCGTCATCGGCTTGACGCTTGCTTAT is part of the Paenibacillus sp. FSL M7-0420 genome and harbors:
- a CDS encoding GNAT family N-acetyltransferase; the protein is MKYYKKLTGAKCYLSTVAANDAEAWTRWFNDLEVTAPLGNEAYILTSLDKEREGIDHALKSGAHMFSIVDLESDMAIGRCLLFDVNLVDRNAKAGIFIGDKEFWGKGFGSDAMRLLLDYGFNLLNLNNIMLGTFAFNERAIQCYKKVGFKEIGRRRQARIIGGVKYDAILMDMLAEEFESVFVKPIIAGSQVSQ